One Leptospirillum ferriphilum genomic window, ACGAGCTTCTCTCCCAACATATCGCTTTCCATCTGCATCGAGACAGAAACTTCATCATTTTTCCCCCGAACAAGAATAGCCTGTCCGCTGGACTTAATTGCAGAGGCTATTTCTGGGGTCATTACTGCACCTTCAGTCAGAAGGACTTCTCCATCATCGGAAATCAATTTAAAGGTTGCCTTTGCTCCAATCCGGACATAAAAACGTCTTTTTTTACTTTGAAGAACGATTTCCTCATAAGGAAGGAATCGATTGGCCAAGGCAATCGTTATCTGCTCTGAAGAAAGTCCTTTAGACAGGAGATAACGAAGGAAATAGGATTTTTCATTTTCAACAGAAGTAATCTTGTCACCAGACAGCGTCTGATGGATGACCGCTCTTCCTCTCTGGTTCAAGGGAACAATGTAAGCCTCCAGCTTCTGAACCCCTTTCTCAAAGAGGATCTGTAGCAGGGGTTTCCTGTTTTTATCGAAATCCTTGGAGCCAAGAGGCTGGGTCGGAGTGACAAGGGTTTTTGTAAAATCAGCCGGATCCAGAATCTCTTCCGCTGCATAATATTCATCGATTTCCTTTTCAGGAAGTGCTTCAAGAAGAGTAAAGAGATTTTGGTTTTTATCTTCCCGAAGTGAGATCGAGTAAAACTTCTTGCTCCTATGATGAATCGTCCCGATATTCTTTGACTTTAGAAGAAGACGAACATTTTCTTTAGAGAGAGGCTCCCTTTCATTAAGCACAGTTTCATCGACAAACCTGATCCGGTCTCCCTCTTCTTTCGCAGCCCGAGAAACGATACGAAATGGAATTGGCGCATCCGCTGAAAGTTCTGTGCAACGAAATACAGTCATAGGCTGATAGACGGAAAACTCTTTTGTCTTTGCTTGGAAAGGAATAACTGTGTGAAGAAGACTTTCATTTGCCTTTGAGTGCAGTTCAAACAAAGAAAGCAAGGCTTTTGCGTTCAGCAATTCGCCAGAAAAGAATTCTGATCGTTTTTTGAGGCTATTATTTAATTCCTCAAGAAGCTTATGAAGTTCTGGAGATGCATATTCCGTTTTTTTTGTCGATGTCAGAATCGAGTTGAGAGGAATAAAAAGACCGAGATTCTTTGAGTCTGAATGAACTTTTACATCTGAAATGTGAAGTTCACTTCCGGTTTCGGGATTATGGAAACGAATCGAGAGATCAGTGCGATCCTTTAGAATGCGATTCAGTTCAGCCAGGTCAGAAGGCAATGTCTCTTCTCTAAAAATTGGACCTTCGTGATCCCTTAACTGAAATGCGAGAGCCTCTCCCGGAACAAAAGGGTAAAAAGCAACTATCTGGGGAACCCCTGGCTCAATAAACAAGGTCTCCGGTGAGTAATATTCTCGGATAACATTTGAAGCGGTTAACCCGAGGGCTTTTAACATAACAGTTGCCGGAAACTTCTTTTTACGGTCTATGCGAACGAAAAGATTGTCCTTTGGATCATATTCAAAATCGACCCATGAACCTCGATAAGGAATGATTCGGGAGGTGAAGAGAGGTGTTCCGGCCACACGCGTCTTTGTCTTGTCATGCGAAAAGAAAACCCCCGGAGACCGGTGAAGCTGACTGACAACCACCCTTTCAGTACCATTAATAATAAACGTTCCTTTAGAGGTCATCAGAGGAAGGTCACCGAGATAGATTTCCTGTTCCCGAAGAGTTTTGACAGTAGAATCCTGAATGTGTGGAGATACAAAAGACTTCGGTCGGTCGTTCTCTTTGTTCTTTTCCAATACCGCTATACGGACTTTTATTTTAAGCGGAGCCGCGTGAGTCATGCCTCGTTCAATTGCTTCACGCTCATTGTATTTAGGCTCACCAAGAGAATATTCCAGAAAATCGATCCGAATGTTACCATTATAGTCCTCGATGGGGAAAACGCTGAGGAACGCCGACTGCAGGCCCCAATCTTCACGTTGTTCAGGATCGGCATCAAGCTGCAGGAATCGGTCATACGACTTTTTCTGAATTTCAATCAGATCCTGAACATCGAGATATTGTTGTCCGAGTCCGAAGAAATGGCGGTCAATTTTCGTTTTCTTGTTCATCGTTGGTTTCCTCATCAATATTCCGTAAAAATCAATAGTTCCCGAAAGAAAAGCGTCCTCTTCTTGAAAGTAGAATGCTCAATCTGCCTACTTAGGCGGCTAAGGTTGAGTGCTCAGGGAACAATGACAAGCTGAATCAATTTGGTTCGGGTACTCGGAAAGTATTGGTTTTGCTATGGCAAAAGGCGGTGTTGATCACTCTTTTCTGAAGAAGCGGAAATGAAGCACATATTTCCATTAACCGGGGAAGTGTTTGTTGCATCATAAATAGGACATTTTCTCCAAAAGAAATGCAGGGTTGACATACATAAAGAGTCAACCCTGCTAAACTACGAAAACAAATGGAAAGAAATCTGCTTTACTTGACCTCGACCTCAGCTCCAGCCGCAGTAAGTTTTTCTTTCATTGAAGCAGCTTCTTCCTTGGTTGCCCCATTTTTCAATGGCTTGGGAGCTCCTTCGACGAGATCTTTTGCTTCTTTTAATCCAAGGCTTGTCAACTCTCGAACAACTTTGATGATATTGATCTTTTTATCTGCAGGAGCAGATTTCAAAATGACATCAAATTCTGTTTTTTCTTCCGTCGCTGCTGCGGCTGCTGTGGCTGCAGGAGCGGCTGCTACTGCAACAGGTGCAGCGGCAGAAACGCCAAACTTTTCTTCCATATTTTTGATCAATCCGACAAGTTCAAGAACTGTAAGATTTTCAATACCAGTCAAAATTTCATCAACAGTCATTTTCGACATCTGAGAGAGCCCTTTCTAAGTTTTTCTTAAGCAACTGGGAGTTATTAATGCGGAAAACAATGTTCCGCGTCTTTGGAAAGGCTGTTGCCTTAAGGCAACATAAATCACCCTTTCGTCTTGGAATATTCGTTTAGCCCATATACCAATTTCTGAACGACCTGATTGAGACCTTGAGTCGTTTTTGCCAATGGGGAAGAAAGCATGCCAAGGAGTTGTGCATAAAGAGTGGCCCTGTCTGGAATACGTGAAAGCTCCGAAAGTGCAGGGGCTTCCAGTCGTTTGCCTTCAAAGACCCCGGCTTTGATGAAGAAAGCTTCATTTCCCTTTGCATAATCCACAAATGCTTTTAAGGCACCCACCGCATTTTTTTCTTCCTGTACAATCAGAACACCGACCGCTTCTTTAAAATCTTTATCCAATACTTCTGCCAGTGTTCCTTTTGTCGCGATTTTCGCCAGGGTGTTCTTATAGATTGAAAACTCTCCACCTTTTGCCCGAAGTTCGCGGCGCAAATTTGTGAGAGCTGAGACAGAAAGCCCTTCATACTTTGCAATAACCATAAGCCTAGCGGTTTGTGCCCTCTGATTTAACTTTGTAACTTGAAGAGTTTTTTGGGTTTTTGTTGCCATCATCCTACCTCTTTCAGGATGGAATTAACGTCTATGATCACACCTGGTCCCATCGTTGTGGAGATGACAGCTTGCCGGATGTATTTCCCCTTAGACGTCTGGGGTTTTGCTTTTGCAATAGCTGAAAATGCTGTCATCAGATTTTCTCGAATTTGCGGGACATCAAAGGAAGCTCTTCCAATTGGGAAATGTAACACCCCCCCTTTATCAGACTTAAACTCTACCTTGCCCTGCTTTGCTTCCTTGACAGCGCGACCAATTTCAAAAGTAACTGTTCCGGTCTTTGGATTCGGCATCAAACCTCTTGGGCCAAGAACCTTCCCCAAGCGCCCTACCATTCCCATAAGATCAGGAGTGGCGATAACGGTATCAAAATCAAGCCAACCCTCCTGAATACGCGCGACAAGGTCGTCCGCTCCCACATAATCGGCTTTTTCATTCAGAGCTTCTTTTTCTTTTTCCCCTTTAGCAAAAACAAGAACCCTAACTTTCTTTCCGATACCATGAGGAAGAAGGACTGCAGCCCGAACCATTTGGTCTGAATGACGCGGGTCCACACCCAGATTCACAGCAAGATCAACAGACTCATCAAAGGCTGCAAATTTAATTTCCTTAATAAGGGCAATTGCTTCATCTACTGAATACAACCTGTTTTCTATCCGACTTTTCGCCAGCTTGATTTTTTTTCCTTCTGACATTTTCCTGCCCTTGCAATAACGTTAAAATCGCATACCAGAAAATCACCCTTCGATGGTGATCCCCATACTTCTGGCAGTCCCTTCGATAATCCTTGCTGCATGATCAACATCATATGCATTCAGGTCAGGAAGCTTCTGCTTGGCAATTTCCATCAGCTTTGCCCGAGACAAGGTCGCAACCTTTTCTTTATTTGGAGTCTTTGAGCCTTTAGGCACAGAGGCTGCTTTTTTTAACAGATCTGAAGCAGGCGGAGTTTTTGTAATAAATGTAAATGACCGGTCCTTGTAAACAGTAATCAAAACCGGAATTACAGAATCTCCCATCGTTTGAGTTCGTGCATTGAACTGTTTGCAGAACTCCATAATATTGACACCATGCTGTCCAAGAGCAGGCCCGACTGGTGGAGACGGATTGGCTTTTCCCGCCGGCAACTGAAGTTTGACATAGCCCGTAATTTCTTTTGCCATTTTCTTTCCTTGTCTTAAACGACTATTAGACCAACGTTACAAGCGCTCGACCTGCAAAAAATCAAGCTCGACAGGAGTCTGTCGTCCAAAAAT contains:
- the rplA gene encoding 50S ribosomal protein L1, with translation MSEGKKIKLAKSRIENRLYSVDEAIALIKEIKFAAFDESVDLAVNLGVDPRHSDQMVRAAVLLPHGIGKKVRVLVFAKGEKEKEALNEKADYVGADDLVARIQEGWLDFDTVIATPDLMGMVGRLGKVLGPRGLMPNPKTGTVTFEIGRAVKEAKQGKVEFKSDKGGVLHFPIGRASFDVPQIRENLMTAFSAIAKAKPQTSKGKYIRQAVISTTMGPGVIIDVNSILKEVG
- the rplJ gene encoding 50S ribosomal protein L10 is translated as MMATKTQKTLQVTKLNQRAQTARLMVIAKYEGLSVSALTNLRRELRAKGGEFSIYKNTLAKIATKGTLAEVLDKDFKEAVGVLIVQEEKNAVGALKAFVDYAKGNEAFFIKAGVFEGKRLEAPALSELSRIPDRATLYAQLLGMLSSPLAKTTQGLNQVVQKLVYGLNEYSKTKG
- the rplK gene encoding 50S ribosomal protein L11, translated to MAKEITGYVKLQLPAGKANPSPPVGPALGQHGVNIMEFCKQFNARTQTMGDSVIPVLITVYKDRSFTFITKTPPASDLLKKAASVPKGSKTPNKEKVATLSRAKLMEIAKQKLPDLNAYDVDHAARIIEGTARSMGITIEG
- the rplL gene encoding 50S ribosomal protein L7/L12, which codes for MSKMTVDEILTGIENLTVLELVGLIKNMEEKFGVSAAAPVAVAAAPAATAAAAATEEKTEFDVILKSAPADKKINIIKVVRELTSLGLKEAKDLVEGAPKPLKNGATKEEAASMKEKLTAAGAEVEVK